GTCGATGCGGTGCACCAGGCCGGGCCGGATTTCGCCGTTGCGGCCGGTGGGCAGGTTGCTCAGATGGTAGGCCAACCCATTGACCAGGGTACCGTTCCAGTTGCCGAAGGCCGGATGCACGACCAGACCCGCCGGCTTGTTGACAATCAGCAATGATTCGTCTTCGTAGCGGATGTCCAGATCCATCGGCTCGGGCACCACTTTCACATCGCGCGGGGGCTCGGGCAGCGTGATGGTAATGACGTCGAACGGCTTGATGCGGTAGTTCGACTTCACCACTTTGTCGTTTACCTGCACGGCTTCGGCCCGAATGGCATCCTGGATTTTGGTCCTGGAGGCATTCGACAGCCGGTTCATCAGGAACTTGTCGAGGCGCAGCAGCTCCTGGCCCCGGTCGACGCGGATGCGGTGGTGTTCGTAGAGTTCGTCGCCTTCCTCGTTGTCGTCATCGGGCAAGTCAGGGTCGGGCAGCAGAGAATCGGGTACGGAGGTCATGGCAAAGCAACCAGGTATTGCGGAATGGAAATAAGAAAGCCGGAGCATAGTGCTCCGGCTTTCTGCTTACGAAAAGAGGGAAACCCTACTTCTTCGATTTAGTCTTGGTTTTGGTGGTACCAGCGGCGGGCGTAGCGGCCGGAGCGGCAGCGGGAGCCGCTTTAGGAGCAGCCGCGGCAGCGCCAGGCGTAACACCCATTTTCTTCAGCACCAGATCCGAAATGTCGCCATCCTTGGGGCCGTGCAGCAGCACCGGGCTGGCACCGTCCGAGTTCAGCACGTAGGTATAGCCATTCTCTTCGGCTACGGCGTCAATGGTCTTCTGGAGCTTGTCCAGGGCGGGCTTCAGCAGGGTCTGCTGCTTCTGCTGCAGGCTCTGGTCGGCGCTACGCTGGAACTCCTGGATGGAGGTTTGCAGGCCGGTCAACTCTTTCTCCTTATCAGCGCGCACTACTTCCGTCATCGTCGGAGCACCTTTCTGGTAGGCTTCAGCTTTGGCCTGATAGTCCGAATACTTGCTTTTCAGCTGGGCTTCGAGCTGGGTGCTGTAGGCCTTCAGATCCGACTCGATCTGCTTGCTCTCCGGCATCTGGCTCAGAACGTATTCTACGCTGGTGTAGCCGATTTTGAGCGGGGCTTGCGCCAGTGCCGTGGTAGCCGTGCTGAACGAGAGGACGGCCGCAGCCAGGGCAAGACGGAATTTGTTCATGATGTTCATTAAGGGGAAACTTTCAGAAAGTAGGGTTACAAAAGCAAAGTTAATTTTTTCGGCTAGCCGGGCGCGTATTTGTTGGGCGGGCCGGCTGGCGGGTCTTGCTGGCCGGGGCTGCCGCGTCCTGGTCCGTGTCCACGTCCGCGTCGCCGGCGGGCGTTTTGGGCGTCGTCACCGTGCGGGTAGCGCCCTTCTGGCCCGGCTGGTTCCGGTCTTCAGAAGCTAAACCCAATTCTTCCAAGACAAATTCCGTGTAGTCGTGGGTGGGGTTGGTATACAGCATGGTCAGGTCGCCGGCTTTGTCGAAAACAATGGCCAGCTGCTTTTTCTTGGCCACCTTTTCAATGGCTTCGAACACCTGATCCTGCACGGGCTTGGTCAACTCCTGCCGCTTTTTGAACAGTTGGCCTTCGTAACCGAAGATCTTGTTCTGGTAGGCCTTCACGTCCTGCTCCTTTTTCAGAATCTCATCCTGCCGCTTCTTTTTCATGGGCTCGGTCAGGAGCACTTCTTCGGCCTGGTAGTTCCGGTAAAGCTTGTCGAGGTCCTTTTTCTGGCTTTCAATTTCTTTCTGCCACGTATTCGACAACGTGTTCAGCTCCTGCTGCGCCTGGGCGTAGGCGGGCATCTTGCCCATCACAAACTCGGAGTCGACGTACCCAAACTTCTGGGCCAGCGCGGCCGGCCCCGTCAGGAGCAGCAACGCGCCCAGCAGCAGAGAATGTAGCTTTTTCATGTCAAGTAGAAAGTGAGCTGGCGAAGCAGACCGCCGAACCGTTAGCGAATCTGCTGACCAATGATGAAGTGGAACTGGCCTTTGTCCTGCACGGCCTGGGTGGCCGAGTAGCGGGGTACGGCATCGAACCCGTAGCCGTAGTCGAAGCCAAGCAAACCGAATGCCGACATGAAAATCCGGGCGCCAACCCCCGCCGAGCGGTACAGCTTGTAGGGGTTGTAATCCTTGTAGCTTTCAAAGGCATTGCCCGCTTCGGCAAAGCCCAGCACGTAGACCGTAGCCGCTGGGTTCAGCGAAACCGGATAACGCATTTCCAGTACGTATTTATTATAGGCTACCCCACCGCTGGAGTTGGGGTTCTGCACCGCGTTGGCGCTGTTGGGGTCCTCGTAGCCCCGCAGACCCACGTATTCGGTGCCCACCAGGAAGTTGGACGAGCCCCCGTAGCCCAGGCCCGCACCGCCCAGCTTGAACCGCTCGAAGGGGCCGATTTCCCGCTTCGAGTTGTAGGTGCCGATAAAGCCGAAGTGAGCCCGGGTGTTCAGCACCAGCTTACCCACGATGGGCGTAAACCAGGAAGCGTCGAACATCCACTTGTGGAATTCCACCCACTCGTTCACGCTCGGGTGCGAGCCTTTGAAGACGGAGTACGGCGGCGTCAGGTTCACGCTCAGAGCCAGCGACGAGCCCCGACGGGTGTAGGTCGGGTTGTCGATGCTGTTGCGCGAGAGGGTCGTGTTGAAGGTGATGTTGGCGGCATTACCCGTGCCGTTGGCAAAGCCCTGGATGTAGGGGTAGTTCTTGAGCTTGTACTGGCTCACCGACAGCGAGTTGCTCAGCGTGAAGTAGTCATCCGGCACGCGCAGACGACGGCCCAGACCAATGGTGGCACTGTTTACCTTAATCGACTGGTCGTTGTTGGCGTCGAGGCTGGTGCCCACGCGCTGAATGCTCTTGTTCAGGCTAAACGACAGCGAGTTAGGCTTGCGGCCACCCAGCCAGGGCTCCGTGAACGAGAAGGAGTAAGCCTGGTACTGCAAGCCGTTGGCCTGCACGTTCAGGGCCAGGCGCTGCCCGTCGCCGGCCGGCACCGGCGTCCAGTTGCGGAGGCTACCGGCTTTGCGTAGCGAGAAGTTGTTGAACACCAGACCTACGGTGCCGATAAAGCCCGCGTAGCCGCCCCAGCCACCCGACAGCGTAATCTGGTCCGAAGGCTTTTCAACTACGGTGTAGTTGATGTCCACGGTGCCCTCGGCCGGGTTCGGCACGGGGTTCAGACCAATCTTTTCCGGGTCGAAGTAGCCCAGCGTAGCAATCTGGCGCTGGGAACGAATCAGCAGCTCCCGGTTAAACTTGTCGCCGGGCAGCGTCTGCAGTTCGCGGCGCAGCACATGGTCACTGGTTTTGGTGTTGCCGGCAATGTTGACTTCCTTGATGCGGGCCTGCACCCCTTCGCTGATGCGCATCTCGATATCAATCGAGTCGCCTTCCACCTTGGTTTCTACCGGCTCAATGCTGAAGAACAGGTAGCCGTCGTTCATGTAGAGCGAGGTAATGTCCTGGCCGGTCGGGTTGTAATTCAGGCGCTTGTCGAGCGTTTCCTTGCTGTAGGTGCTGCCTTCCTTGATGGCCAGCACCGAGGCCAGCGTTTTGTCGTCGTAGAGGTAGTTGCCGTTCCAGGTGATATTGCGGAAGTAGTACTTCGGCCCTTCATCCACGGTCAGGCGCAGGGCCAGGCCGTCCTCGGTCCGCATTACGGTATCCGACACGATGGCCGCGTCGCGGTAGCCCTCGGAGTTGTAAAACTCAATCAGCTTCTGCTTGTCCTCTTCGTATTCAGTCTTCTGAAACTTGGCCGAGGTCAGGAATTTGTAGGGCTTGCGCTCCTTGGTTTTCTTCAGCTTGCCCTTCAGCTTCCGGTCGCTGAAAGCCTGGTTGCCTTCGAAGGCAATGTCCTTGATGCGGATTTTGTCGCCTTTATCCACCCTGATGTTCAGCACCACGCTGTTCGGCAAGCTCGAATCCGGCGACTGCACGATCGTGGCTT
This window of the Hymenobacter aquaticus genome carries:
- a CDS encoding OmpH family outer membrane protein, encoding MKKLHSLLLGALLLLTGPAALAQKFGYVDSEFVMGKMPAYAQAQQELNTLSNTWQKEIESQKKDLDKLYRNYQAEEVLLTEPMKKKRQDEILKKEQDVKAYQNKIFGYEGQLFKKRQELTKPVQDQVFEAIEKVAKKKQLAIVFDKAGDLTMLYTNPTHDYTEFVLEELGLASEDRNQPGQKGATRTVTTPKTPAGDADVDTDQDAAAPASKTRQPARPTNTRPASRKN
- the bamA gene encoding outer membrane protein assembly factor BamA; the protein is MISFRNKFFLLLTVLAVSGGAAMPEAWAQVPAASGAEPQRYELGGITVSGATYLDTNTLIGLSGLKIGDPITVPGEEIGKAIRRLWDQGILGDVSVSITRTEGTKIFLDFNLKERPRLSKFEFSGISKGQADDLKDKIKLIRGKVVTDALLNNTKAQVRKFYTNKGFLDAKATIVQSPDSSLPNSVVLNIRVDKGDKIRIKDIAFEGNQAFSDRKLKGKLKKTKERKPYKFLTSAKFQKTEYEEDKQKLIEFYNSEGYRDAAIVSDTVMRTEDGLALRLTVDEGPKYYFRNITWNGNYLYDDKTLASVLAIKEGSTYSKETLDKRLNYNPTGQDITSLYMNDGYLFFSIEPVETKVEGDSIDIEMRISEGVQARIKEVNIAGNTKTSDHVLRRELQTLPGDKFNRELLIRSQRQIATLGYFDPEKIGLNPVPNPAEGTVDINYTVVEKPSDQITLSGGWGGYAGFIGTVGLVFNNFSLRKAGSLRNWTPVPAGDGQRLALNVQANGLQYQAYSFSFTEPWLGGRKPNSLSFSLNKSIQRVGTSLDANNDQSIKVNSATIGLGRRLRVPDDYFTLSNSLSVSQYKLKNYPYIQGFANGTGNAANITFNTTLSRNSIDNPTYTRRGSSLALSVNLTPPYSVFKGSHPSVNEWVEFHKWMFDASWFTPIVGKLVLNTRAHFGFIGTYNSKREIGPFERFKLGGAGLGYGGSSNFLVGTEYVGLRGYEDPNSANAVQNPNSSGGVAYNKYVLEMRYPVSLNPAATVYVLGFAEAGNAFESYKDYNPYKLYRSAGVGARIFMSAFGLLGFDYGYGFDAVPRYSATQAVQDKGQFHFIIGQQIR
- a CDS encoding OmpH family outer membrane protein — translated: MNKFRLALAAAVLSFSTATTALAQAPLKIGYTSVEYVLSQMPESKQIESDLKAYSTQLEAQLKSKYSDYQAKAEAYQKGAPTMTEVVRADKEKELTGLQTSIQEFQRSADQSLQQKQQTLLKPALDKLQKTIDAVAEENGYTYVLNSDGASPVLLHGPKDGDISDLVLKKMGVTPGAAAAAPKAAPAAAPAATPAAGTTKTKTKSKK